The genomic stretch AGCTCAGCCGAGCTATGGGCGATGGCACAAGGGTGTTGGACAGAGGATCTCACTTCCTAGTTGTCGGAGAAAAAGAGCATGAAATCAACATCGTCTTCTAATCTCCACAGGGCAATTCGAAGTTTAACTTATTTTCATTTGATTGAAACTGCAGAATGAATTGTCATATGTAATGCATCCTTTAAAATGTTTAATGAATCTACTTAATGCATAGTTAATTTTGTTTCCTTTCCGTTTGGTGATTTAGAAGGTTTTCTTTCCCAAAACAAGAATCTATCAAACCGATTAACCAAACGAAAAAAAGGTCATCTTCCAACTAAAATCATTTGTAATCTTCAAAATCTAATCattgataaattaataaaaataaaaataaaaaataatttttatacataaaattaaattaaattcgagaaacaaataaatttattatatgtTTCAAACAAAGAAACCAATAACGAAGGAATGAGGATATGTCTTGCCTTTCGAGGTATCAAAAGGATTCGAAGTATCCAATGCTCGGTAAGCTGTATAGGTTCCGCAAATTAGGAAAACAATAAGGAGGATTCATTGCAGATGAACAATTGGGCGAATTGCTTGCCAAAGTGACAgtcaaatcacaatcatgaatCCGCCAGTACATTCTCCTACGATGCATCTATGATTCATATATTCATCGCCGTTGTCCTCGCTCCCCCATCCGTAAAAGCTGTAACACCATAGCAGCTGAGAGGATGGGAACTCGGAGAGAACTCCATGGTGGTCTGACCTTTTCCGTCGCTCTACTGCTGCTGCTCGTACAACCACTCACAGTCTTTTCATCCCCTCCAATTGCATGCGATCCTACAAACCCGTCCACGCGAAACTACGCATTCTGTCAGACGACACTGCCCGTTGACAAGAGAGTGAATGATCTTATTTCACGCTTGACCTTGGAGGAGAAGATACAACAACTGGATGATCAGGCCGCTGAAATCCCCCGGCTCGGCGTGCCGAAGTACAATTGGTGGTCGGAGGCGTTGCACGGTCTGTCGAACTGGGGACATGGCATGCACTTCATCGGCCGCACCATTCCGAATGCTACCAGCTTCCCCCAAGTTATACTTACTGCAGCTTCCTTCAACCCCGACCTATGGTATCGTATCGGACAGGTAGTGCATGCTCCAAATTCCTCCGCTGTAATGTTCGTGGTTGTTTTATGCTAAGTTTGATGGAAACCGAAGGACTTGGAATAGCTTAATCTTAAGCAGTTTGATATGTGAGTGCATCTTCTTCTGAGGTTTGAAGGCTATCGCGGTGGAGGCTCGAGCAATGTACAACGCGGGACAGGCAGATGGATTAACACTATGGTCGCCAAACGTGAATATATTCAGAGATCCCAGGTGGGGCAGAGGCCAGGAGACTCCCGGTGAGGATCCCACGACGGCAAGCAAGTATGCCGTCTCCTTTGTGAGAGGACTACAGGGCGATTCCCCCACAGGTGAAAGGTCTGGCCAGCTGATGACTTCAGCTTGCTGCAAACACTTCACGGCTTATGATTTGGATAATTGGAACGGCAACGTTCGCTTTACTTTTGATGCTCGGGTAAGTTGCAATTATAATTCTTTCTTaaatagtagaaaaaaaaatgaactaTTTTTCAAAGATCAAACCAAataggaaaataaaaaattaagatagaagaaaaatatatattatttttaaaaaaaaaatatttataagattttAAACTACTCTTTTACTTCGATGAATCTATATAAATCAAAAACTTTTACCTAAAAAATTTATCTAATCaacttatttaaaagataaaaaatttaaaattcttcATAAGAAAGTACTTTTTAATTCAAATTAAGAGATTCTTATCTCTAAAACTCTATCTAACTAATTTACTTAAAAAAATACtactttaaatcttaatagtcacTTCTCACACAACACAACCAAATGATCGATCGAATTTGAGGAGCGAGCATCTCAGTGGCTTGTTTGGTGCTGCTCAGGTGACGGCTCAGGACATGGAAGATACCTTTCAGCCGCCTTTCAGAAGCTGCGTCGAACAAGGTCGAGCCACTTGTGTCATGTGTTCATACAATCGCGTGAATGGAGTACCCACCTGTGCTGATTACAATCTTCTGACCAAGCAAGCCAAAAACTTGTGGGGTCTTGATGGGTAAGATCGTAGGGATTTCGTATTAGTATGAGCTGGTTATTTATAGTCCCTTCAATTCAGATCACTGACCTATTGTTTTGATCCAATGTTTGTGTTTAGCGAAACATAATGTCAATACGAAACATCTCTCTTCttttcacttcttcttcttccttactATCATCATTCTTTGACTATTCCTCAGATACATTGCTTCCGACTGTGCTGCAGTTGATTTCATGTATGGTGCTTCACACTACGCCAAAACGCTCGAAGAGGCTGTTAGTTATGCTCTCAAAGCTGGTAAGaaggatgatgcatggcttttattGTTTACAACATAAGCAAGCAACACACACTTCTAATGGCcaaaggcttgatgtagcaaatcCATGATCCTTTTATTTCTCTTACTAATTCAGCCTTAGATATTTGTAAGGGTCAAAAGCTTAATATAGTAAATctatataacaataataataataataaaatcataaatctcaATTATTTAGAATTGAATATATCGAATCTTTTATTATCATTGATATAAGTTAAGattagaatatttaaatatttatgtatAGTTTTTATTAACATCTTTTTAGGTGTTCTTGAATCTCTTCTCATATCACTAACAGTAATTATTTCATCTTTTTTGATCGTGACATCGAGATGTCTCTTGAGAATATGCCTATACTATCTTAAATGGTTTTCTCTCTTTTTATCCTATAATATctaattattcataaataaaaatattttttttatatctttcatAATAACCCCATGTatcttttttaacattttcatctcaacaacataaatttttttaatattttatttttaattacccAACCCTCAGATATATAAAGTAGGACTCACGATTATcttataaaaattttcttttaatctcatagGCATTTGATGATCACATAAGACTCCTAATTCCTATCGTCATTTTAACTATCATATTTTTActctattaataatatatttattaatctctctatcttatttaataattaatCTAAGATGCCTAGGGTTTctacttaaaataattttttgaccATCTAATTCAACTATATTCTTCTGTCTATTTGTAtaattactaaaattatattttatatatttacttaatttaaattattttatttttaatatttatctttATAGCATacgtttataattaattctaagTAGACTCTCAtcgattaatataatattattagtaaATAATATATATCAAGAAGATCTGTGATCAGTAATTCCATCgattattttttttactaattcaGTATTGTGAAGATGAACCATGATCTTTCAGCTTACTTGTCTCATGTTGGAAGAAGTACTAATCATGTCGAAAAAATTTGCAGGAGTGGATATAAATTGCGGTAAGGCTATGAATCAGCATGTAGGAGCTGCTATCAAAAACGGGAATCTCTCTGAAAGTGACATAGACAGAGCCCTATTCAATGCCTTCTCCTTGAGAATGAAGCTTGGACTTTTCAATGGAGATCCACAAAAGCTCCCTTCAGGGGATATCCCCCCCAGCCAAGTCTGCTCGACGGAGCACAAAAACTTGGCTCTCCAAGCAGCCCAAGACGGCATCGTTCTCTTAAAGAACACTGGCAATACCCTTCCTCTAGCGAGATCAAACGTTACATCTCTCGGTGTGATTGGCCCAAACGCCAACTTCCCTCCAAGCCTTATGGGTAACTATAATGGCCCTCCTTGCGAGGTTATCACCCCACTCGAGGCATTGCAGAGCTCCATCAAAAATACCCGATTCGTAGCAGGGTGTAACATCGTTGCTTGCAACGTTACTAAGATCCCCGAAGCTGTCCAATTGGCGAGCTCAGTGGACTATGTCATCATGTTCATGGGGTTGGATCAAGATCAGGAGCAAGAGGGCCATGATAGGACGGATTTGCTTCTCCCAGGAATGCAGCAGACTCTCATATCCAAAGTTGCCGAAGCAGCAAAGAAGCCCATCATCCTGGTGCTGCTATCCGGCGGTCCGCTGGACATTACGTTCGCAAAGAACGACCCGAGAATAGGAGCTATCTTGTGGGCAGGTTATCCCGGTGAAGCAGGTGGATCAGCGATCTCAAGCATCATCTTTGGAGACCACAATCCAGGTGAAACGTCTCATGATTTCTTTGCTATGTAACATGCTAACTCGCAAGACTTCGTATCTTTATACTGGAAAGGGTTACTTCAcgctacttacttgatcaacctgGTCGGCGCAGGGGGGAAATTGCCTGTTACTTGGTATCCACAAGACTTCACAAAGGTGCCGATGACTGACATGAGGATGAGGGCCGACCCTGCCACGGGCTATCCGGGACgcacctacagattctacaacggCAAGCCCGTCTACCAATTTGGTTATGGCCTCAGCTACTCCAGTCATTCATATGAATTCGCAGCTGGAACTGCAACTTCGATCTACCTGAACAACTCGTCGTCTCCCCAGGCTCAACCGAATGATCCAAACACTCTCAGTTATGACGTCGCAAGCTTAGGCTTCAACACATGCGGAGAACTTAAAATCTCTGCGACCGTCAGTGTCAAGAACCATGGTCCCATGGCCGGACGGCACCCTGTGCTGCTCTTCTCTCGCTGGCCATCTACAGAACATGGTAGGCCGGCAAAGCAGCTGGTGGGTTTCCAGAGCGTGCACTTGGAGGCTGGAGAGAGCACCAAAGTGGAGTTTTCTCTGAGCGCTTGCGAGCATCTCAGCCGAGTCATGGACGATGGCAGAAGGGTGTTGGACAAAGGATCTCACTTCTTAATTGTTGGAGATGAGGAGCATGAAATCAGCATCATCTCCTGATCTCCGCTGGCCATTTAGAAGCTTAGCTTGTATTCCTATCACTTGTAGATCGAGGCGGACATTTGATGAAATGCATAATCAATCTTGATTCTTGCTTTCCATCGAGTGATTTAGAATGGATCTTATATTATTACAAGCTGTCCTTTTCCAAAATAAGAAATGATATTAAATTCAATAAAGAGGAGTACAATCATCATAAAATCAAAATGGGAAGATTTCCATAATCAATATGAATATGTTtgattatattcaataaattttCAGAAGAAATACACTTGAAACTCCAATTAATGAGGATGCTTTACATTACAACTACAAATAgtattttttttgaataaaaaattattacatcaaGTAATATCTATACGCTCGCACATGAACTTAAATTTGAATCATATTATTGTATAATAATGCATTAATCGATTCAAATAtcctaataatatattaatcataaAAACTTATATAAATTGCATCGTTAGAAGCAAGTtatatatgtttctttttttttttttttacttttctaaaaAGCAAACTATTGTTAAGCTCTCGTTTAATTGGAGGATCGATAAATAATGTCTACCAAACTTGTCTAGATATATATTTGAGAGTGGTTAGATTATCTATAGTAACATAAGCCAAAATATATTCAACTAAGATGTGATGGACAAGTTACATTCTAACTTGCATAGAGAAACGAGATAAGTTctttaatatttgattttttaaaataaaaattttaagtgaTAATGCTTATTTGTGTACAATAATTTGCATCTGAGTAGATAGTTATAGTCATAATAAAATTGTTAGAGTGAGCAAATGCATCAGAGCTCTTTAGCATtagttttttaataaaaaaataatataatcattaAAATTTTTCAAGGGGAGGAGCATGCTGGTTAAAGATGTAAGGATGTCAACCAATAATTAGTCTGTTTCAATATGAACTTATCATATTTGTTCAATGACAATACATAGATCTTTGAGAATAGCAACAGTATTATAtatcgaatatcatattttgataataaaatcagttGAAAagtttaataaattaatatatttttaagaaaaatgatacatgaaatattttgatcatggtgtCAGATCGAGCTAGAGTGTCAGATATTGTGTTTAAAGATTATCATGCTAAAAATTAGATGTCAAGCTAAATGATTAGTCGACATACCGAAGAATGAACTTCATTCTTGAAGTTCAGACATCGTGCTTGAAAGATCGAATATCACACTGAAAGATTAGATATCGAGATGAAATCAATATGTCGGAGGATAGGATGATGTGCGAAAGGCTTGAATGAAGTGTCAAGGTATACTGAAAGAGTGGATAATGTGCCAAAATCTTCGATGGTGTTTCGGATGAGTGTTTGATGAGTCAAAGTCTTGGTCGAGGCAACTTTAGGCTAATTTGAGTTATCATGGGTTATTAGAAGGTCAAACATATGACCTAAACTACTTAGGTCAAGTAATGGTATTAGCTATGATAGTAGTAGTCTCACCAAAGTCAAGTTT from Musa acuminata AAA Group cultivar baxijiao chromosome BXJ1-3, Cavendish_Baxijiao_AAA, whole genome shotgun sequence encodes the following:
- the LOC135636538 gene encoding probable beta-D-xylosidase 7, with translation MGTRRELHGGLTFSVALLLLLVQPLTVFSSPPIACDPTNPSTRNYAFCQTTLPVDKRVNDLISRLTLEEKIQQLDDQAAEIPRLGVPKYNWWSEALHGLSNWGHGMHFIGRTIPNATSFPQVILTAASFNPDLWYRIGQAIAVEARAMYNAGQADGLTLWSPNVNIFRDPRWGRGQETPGEDPTTASKYAVSFVRGLQGDSPTGERSGQLMTSACCKHFTAYDLDNWNGNVRFTFDARVTAQDMEDTFQPPFRSCVEQGRATCVMCSYNRVNGVPTCADYNLLTKQAKNLWGLDGYIASDCAAVDFMYGASHYAKTLEEAVSYALKAGVDINCGKAMNQHVGAAIKNGNLSESDIDRALFNAFSLRMKLGLFNGDPQKLPSGDIPPSQVCSTEHKNLALQAAQDGIVLLKNTGNTLPLARSNVTSLGVIGPNANFPPSLMGNYNGPPCEVITPLEALQSSIKNTRFVAGCNIVACNVTKIPEAVQLASSVDYVIMFMGLDQDQEQEGHDRTDLLLPGMQQTLISKVAEAAKKPIILVLLSGGPLDITFAKNDPRIGAILWAGYPGEAGGSAISSIIFGDHNPGGKLPVTWYPQDFTKVPMTDMRMRADPATGYPGRTYRFYNGKPVYQFGYGLSYSSHSYEFAAGTATSIYLNNSSSPQAQPNDPNTLSYDVASLGFNTCGELKISATVSVKNHGPMAGRHPVLLFSRWPSTEHGRPAKQLVGFQSVHLEAGESTKVEFSLSACEHLSRVMDDGRRVLDKGSHFLIVGDEEHEISIIS